Part of the Aquila chrysaetos chrysaetos chromosome 6, bAquChr1.4, whole genome shotgun sequence genome, CATTGGGGTGAGGGGATGGGGTTTTCCATTGCCCCAGGAAAGGGCTCTGAACTCCCATGAGTGAAGGGGGTAAGGGGGGGCCCTGATGAAGGACTCACGGTGCTAGGGGAAGAAACCCAGAGCTTGGACTATTCCTGCGTCTCAGAGTGCATCAGCCCCATCCTCCCACGGGGCCTCTGGGGAAGGGGTGAGTGATGGGGGTCCCCTCTCCCGGGCCAGCTGGTGGCCCCAGGAAGTGCGTGGGCAGCCTGCCCAGGGGATGGACATTGAGCAGGGTGCCAGGGCCGCTGCTTCTGGCCCAGCTGGTGCCGTCTTTGGGAGCCCCGAGGCAGGATGTTCTGTTCTTGCCTCAGCGCCTGGCTCGGCCCCCGCCTGCgctgcctctgcagagctgctggaggaggggagccACCACTGTCAGGCTTTCTGTCTGCCTCCTGGACGAGGATGACCCTGGCTCAGGGTGCCTCGCGCTACAGATGTTGCCGACAGAGGAGTGGAGGAGCAGCGGGGTGGAGTGGGACCTTGGCCTTGCACTGGCTTAGCTGGCATCCCCTATCTGcggggctgagggagctggggaggggaggtcCAAGGACATCCCCCCCAACCCTGTCCTTGCACCCTGCACCCCCATGGCAACACCCCAGGTGCTATAGGCAAAGCTGGGACCTGGGAAACTGTGCTCACCCCGTGGTGCCCCTCCAAATATGGTACGATGTACTGAAGGAGATGCACCTGCAACTGCATCCAGGATGGGCTGGGTGCAGGGTTGGACATGGTTCTCCTGTCTCCGTCACCACTCCCCTGGGACTGGTCTGCACTGGGCACCAGCACGTTTCTCCAGGACACCGTAGCTCTGGGGTGCCCTGGGGGTGCCAGCCTGAGGTCATCTGGGGTAACAGGCAGGTGGTCACAGTGGCTGGCACCAGCGGGCTCCATTTTGGGTCGGGATCTGGACCCAAGGACCAGATAccagctcctctgccccagTGCCTGGCGTCCCCATCTCGGTAGGGTATGATGGATGGGGGGACACACCTGAGGCTGCAAGGGACCTGTCACCCTCGGACCCCTTTTGGAGCAACCCAGCTGGGTTTTGTCCCGCTCTCAGTCCCATACAGGGGCTGGGCCAGCCTGGGGATGCAGCAGTTGCCACCTGCTCACACCCAGGCTGTAATCCACAGGCAGGAGGTGAGCAGCTGGTGGAGCCTCCCTGACCTTCAGGTGGGATTAGTCCCCATGGGAACAgtggggagcaggcaggtgaAGCCACAGCTCCCCCGGCAGCTCCTGGGGACTGAGCAAGCCTGGCAGAGCCGGGGGACCGAGCACACCCCCACACCGAGGGCAGACTGCAGCCAGGGCCAGGTAGAGGCCACGCAGGGCAGGTCCCAGATGGGTGGCAGGGGGTGAGCATGTGTCCCTGGGAGTGTCCTTGTCTTGGTGGGTATTTGTGGGTGCATCTCCGGAGTTGTGGGTGCCACAGGGCAGAGTGGGCACCGACAGTGCCACAGGGAAGGGGTGAGCAGCGTGCCCGGGGGTGGCCAGAGTGCTGGTGGGGACAGCGGGTGGGCAGGTCTGGAGAGCCGGTCCCAGCAGGGGTACTGGTGGCTGGCTGAGGGCCACGGGTGCATGGGGAGAGCGGAGCCTGGGGTGAGGGGTCCTGCATGGAAGACCACCTCAGCAGGCCGTTGGCTACCCCTTGCACTGCAAGTGGCTGTGCCCTCCACCGCATCCCTGCCCTTCTCCGGCCATCGGTGATGGTTCCCAGAGACCAGTCAGTATATTGGTCCCCAGTTCCCGTCAGGGTTCCTCTCCCACTGCTTGCTCACCCTCAGGACTCATCCTGCCTTGGGTGCAGCAGGAGTTGGGGCAGGTACCCGCCAAGCTCTGCCCCAGGGGAGCCTGAGAGTGCCTGGGACTTCTCCAGCCCCTCCGGGCACAGAATGGCTGGCAACCCGTAGCGTGcgtgtgtgcctgtgtgggaGCTAATCCCAGCGACATCTGCCAGGCTGTTTGCGATCCCGGGAGTTTccggctgcggggaggggatGGCTGGGTGCGCGGGGGACACGTGTGTGCGGGGTGGCTGGCGTGTGCCAGAGCTCCCTGTGCAAGGAGGCTTCTGTGGCAGGTATGTGCCTGCACACCTGTGTCCTCTGTAGCCAACAAGGTCCCAGGAGGGAACAAGTGCCACTGGGGACCACAGCGAGCCCCTCAGCTCTGGGATTTGGGGACCCAGTTGGTGGAAGTGGgggttttggctgggatttACCAATCCTGGTGTGGCCATGTTCAGAGCAGCACCAAAGGGGAGATgcttggggagggaagggggggtgtCTGCATCCTTGCCCATGAGGATCATTTCCCAGGGAAATGAGGCTGTGGAGAAAGGGGAGCAAAAAGGAGCggtggggctgggtggggggaatgACACACTGCCCCTGATCTAATCAGCCAGACCCTGCAAATAAAAGCCACCTGTTTTGGCCCTGGCAGCCGGAAGCCATCCCCAGAGCAAACAGAGCACCAGGCAACTGGGAGAAAGACAAACAGGGGCCGGCACCAGCTCCATCTGCTCCTGCTCGGCCCAGCCTCTGGACCCCCAGCCCCTTGGGGTGATGGTGCAGCCCCCAGCGGGGTTGGGGGCAAGGAGAGAAGGGCTAGTGGGGCTCATGGGGGTAGCCAAGGCTCAGCCCACAGGGTCAGCCAGATGCAGGACcacacacagctgtgctggcctGGTCAGCTAGCCCAGATACTCGTAACAGCAGTGGGAAAGACAGCAAGCTGCCATAAGCACCAGATGTGGTAACAGCATCAGGATGCCTGGAGAGCCCCTGCCTCACCTCCCTCGGGGCTGCCTTTCAGCCTGCCCAGCCCCCCAAGCCGTGCACCATCCCGGGACCAGCGCCTGCACAAGGCACATGGTATAACCCCACGGCCGGAGACCACGCGTGGCATGGTCCAGGCTTGGCACGGAGCGCTTGGGCGACCGCCTCCTCCCACTgcgccccggggctgccggcctCCCGCCCGCACTGTGCCCGGTGGCACGGAGAAACCCGATCTGTTTTGCTAGCGCAGGGAACAGGCTGAGCCGGGAGCGAAGCAGGGCCCTTATTAAATTAGCCTATGCAGGAGGCCCTGGGCGAGCGCTAACCAGTTCCCAGAGCCAATATTAGCAGCTGCCCTTGAGCAGAGTCGCTGCCTGCCCCCGCACCAGCCTCCCCCTGTCCGTGTTCCCCGCCGGGCAGGTGtggctgggggctggcaggTGACCCAGCCACGGGGATGCTGGCTGGTGACAGGGAGTGCCCAGTGGTGCTGGGAGATGCCCCAGGGAGGCCAGGCTGCTTCAGCATCCTGGGGTGCAGTGGGGAAGGGCCCTCGGTACAGCCCCTCGTGGGTGACCCCCCTGATCCACCGTCCCTGGACGTGGTTGTGGCTCCAATGTGGATGCCCCGACTGCCAACAGGGAGTGAGGCATATCCCAGCGTGTGGGACACACTGAGAAGCAAGGAAGGGGCACAGCCTGCATCTGGGGGTGGGTTTCTCCCCGTGCCCCTCCCCACAATGCTTTTATCCAAAGGGCTGTATGTGGGTGACTGAGCTGCCTGCATGCCCCTCATGGGACAACACCAGTGACCCATAGATCCTGTAGCACACTACGCAGTATCCCACACGCACATCCCATAATAGCTCGCAGCATCCCACATATCCTGCCGTACCCCACGCCCTGGGGCTCTGTAATACACCCCATAGTGCCCTGCACCCCATAACCCCAGACTGCCCTCACACCCTGTAGCACCCCAAACTAACCAGTGCCCCGCGCCCCTGCTCGCGCAGCCCAGGCGAGGGGCAGCAGCGGCGTGGGGGGACCCCGCAGTGCGCTAGCTCTGCATCTTGCCCCACCTTCCCCAAGGTATTGGCTTCCCTAAGGGCTGCCCAAACCTGTCCCCAAGCACTTTGAGGGATGTCCCCAGGCCACAAGGCTGCATCCCCAGGGGTCTGCTTACCCCCATGGAACCCCTTGCCTCCCCGGGGAGCAtccccatccttccctccaccctctgctcccccaggcagcacccgggggtcccccccccgccctgctaCGAGCACCCAGGGCGTCGCAAGCTGAGGGTCGCCTCCCCAGCGCCTGTCTCCGTCCAAGGGCCACCTATGTCCCTTAGCTGGAGCCAGCTCCAACCGCTGCCAGGCTGCACCCTCTGCTGGGACCAGCAGGCATCGGCGCAGCCCCGCACCGAGCctcagagcagggagggaaggaaatgccGCCCGGCGTGTTGTCGTCGAGCagtgggggggggaacgacaAGAAGAGCACCCACGAGTCCTGCCCGCAGCCCGTCCCTGCTGTCACCTCTCAGTCCCCAATTCTTGCTGAGAACGGGACAGCGATGCCAGGCGTCCTAACACCACCCCCAGCTGCCCACGCTGCACCCTCCCTCACCGGCACTGCCGGGCTCTCTTGGGATGCTGACCCCCGTGCTCAGGACCCCCAGGAGGGCTGAGGTTTTCCTGGGAAGGTTTGGGGTGCTCTCGGCCAGCCCTTGCTCAGAGGCCAGCATGGCTTCTGCCCAGCTGAAGGTAGGGAATGCCCAGCCTCACTGCAGGCTGCACAGGGATGCTGCGAGAAATGCTGCTGCCAAGAGACCCGGGATTTCACATCTTGGCAGGgcactcttcttcctttccGGCCTGTGCTGGCCTCATCCAGCCCAGGTCCTGGTCAGAGGCACTGAGGATGTCTGCATGGCACGGTGTGgtcccaggcagggctggttGTGCTGCCTAGGTGAAGGACATGGGTCTGTCCCAAAGCTGGTCCCCTCCAGCTGTGCACGGTGTCCCCTGCCTGGGTGGGAGGTATGTGGGGAGCACAGAGAGCCCTTTGCCAGGCCAGGGGATGTGCCCAGGGCATTGCAAGTGAGGAGCATGTACCTGGGGTCCATCAGTGACTGGTCCAGAGCCAACACAGGAACCTCTGCAGGGTGTTGCACATCTCCCAGAGGACAGACAGACCAAGCCGCGACAATGCTAACATCTCCACCACCCCTCTTGCTCACCCTAACCTTCTCCCGCCCCACACGGAGCCCTGCCTGTGCAGACTgaggccctgccctgccagctcgGGACATGCAAGGCAGAGCCTGGTCAGAGGAGGGACCGCAGTGGCAGGGCCCCAGGCAGAGGGGCAGATGCAGCCCCAGGCGAGCCCTGCATCCCAGTGTGAGGACATCAGTGCCCCTCCGCTCCCAGCTGGCAAATCCCCGCTTCACCCTGGCACCTCCTTCCCACCAACCTCAATCCTGGCAAAGGCTGCGGGTGCCCTGGGAAAGGCTGGGTCCCTAATCCCCGGGCCAAGCAGGGACATTGTCCGGGGGCAGAAAGGAAAGCGGCGCGTCAGGCCCTTTGCCCATTGTGCCCTGAGCCCCTGCGCAAACACAGCCCAGCACTTTCATTGTCAGCCCTGCGAGGCACGGGGGGGCTGCTCTCGCCACACTGCCTAACTGGAATGGACAGCCGGAGTCTGGGGTGGGTGCGcaccctgtccccccccccatcctctgCCTGCTGACACAGCGCCCTGCCCGCCTGCACCATCGGCACTTCGGCGCCCGCCTATAAAGGGCGAGGGGAAAagccggcaccggcaccgccaCCTTCGCCTCTGTGCCCTGCCGACCAAGTAAGTACCAGGCTGTGAGCCTCCAAGCCCCCCCACTGCACAGGCGCTGCCACGCTCCCTTTGCTCCCCCCCACACCAAGCCCTCCCACCCAACGCACACTCTGGGGAAGGGCAAGCTGTGGGGTGCTGCGTGGCACAGCAGGGGTACCCTgtgcgggcaggagggaggctgGCACCCATTTTTGCAAGAGCCAGGCTGCTTTGCCCCAGGGCTGCACCCCGCACCCGTGTCTGAGTTGGGGCCGCTGCCACCCCTCTGCACCGGGTACAGTGCCACTGCACCCAGCCGACCCCAGGAGTCATCGCAGGGAGTTTGGGAGCAGAGAAAATGAGGCAGCCCTGGGTACATCACATGGAGAGTTGGGGCATCGCAAGTGCCCCTGCAACTTGGGGGTCACCGGACGGAGATCCCCTAGCGCCAAGGGAAAGGGAATGGGAAGCATCCCCTGTGACAGCCTGGGAGGGTGAGGGGACAGTGGCATAGGATATGCGAGGGCAGGACCACCGGCACCCCAGGCTCAGTGGCAGGCAGCGGGGTGGCTGGGGACTGATGGCGGGCACCCGGGGTGATGCGtggggctctgccagcagccaaGCGACCCGCATGACCAGCAGCGAAGCCATGGACACCCTGGGGCAGTACAAGATCACGGTGTGGGAGGAAGAGAGCTTCCAGGGCAAGCGCTGCGAGTTCCTCATGGAGTGCCCCAGCATCATGGAGCGCGGCTTCCGCAAGATCCGCTCCATTAAGGTGGAGTCTGGCCCGTAAGTGTCCCGCCAGCCCTGCGGCCCCTTGGCACACCCTGCTCCGGCAAACCCGCTGCTCCCAGGGGACTgttgggagctgctggggagccAGGACACCCGGGTCCTTCCTCGGCTCCAGCACAGCCTCATCGTGAGACCTCCATCCCTGTGCTCCTTGCATGGAGCTTCAATTTCCCCGTCTGCAAAGCAGGGAAACCCTGCTGAGCCGAGGCGTGGGTCGGAGGCAACGGTGTGGCCCTGGGGAGAGGGGTTCCACTCTCAAAAGGGACATTTGCTGCTAGCAAGGACCCCGACCTCCGTGAAATACCCACACCCTGCCAGGATGTCTCCATCCCCTGCATGGGAGGGAGAAGCCAGCCCCGGGCTGAGCCTGGGGGCTGCCGCTGCGCACCCCTGAgggctttcctcctctcccctccaggtGGGTGGGCTTCGAGTACCCCGAGTACCAGGGGCAGCAGTTTATCCTGGAGAAGGGTGACTATCCCCGGTGGGAGGCCTGGAGCGGGAACAGTGGCTACCGGACCGAGCACCTCCTCTCGTTCCGGCCCGTCAAGTGCGCGGTGAGTTACGGGGACACCAGTGCGGTGCGCTCGGGGCAGGCAGAGCCTCCCCCCGGCAGCCCAGCACGGAGGGAAATGAGGGACAGACAGGAGGACGGGTTACGTGGGACATGGGATGGAGGGGTGAGGTGCGCTGGAGGTGCCGTGAGGTGGAGGGGTGGCTGCACGCACtggctcctgcctccctgcaaGGATCCTGGCATGGTCTTTAGGGCTAAAATTTAGCCTGGAAACACCATCCCAGCTCCTTCTGCTTTGGGCATTGGAGAGCCACCTCCCAGGCTGGGGTCCCCAGGCcttgtccccccaccccagataCCCGGGGATGggctgagcagagaggagctggcaggaccgcagggatgctgggggtgCGGGGTTCATCCCCCTCCCGCCTGGGGTACCCGAGCCGTGCCCAGGCAGATGCAGCCTCTATCGCTCCATCTGCAGAGACACTGGCGCTCGCAATAGCGGCACGTCTGCGCCTCCGAGCGGGGtctcccccccccaacttttaATAATCACCAGGCAGATATGCTTGGGCTTTAATAAAGGGGATGCGATAAGATCACTCCTTGCTGGCAGGACTGCTCCTCGGTGCAGATAGATGCGTGTGGGGGCTGGGCATGGGGGACAGTGCCGCATCGCTCAGTGTCCCAGCAATTAACCCCTCGGTGTCCAGCACCCAGCAAAGCCCCACGGAGTCGGGGGGACCGCTCTCAACAGCCTGCCTTGCCCTGCAACCCTCCTGAAGCCTCGGGGAGCAAAAGGATGCTGAGGGCAGGAGCCAATGTGGGTGCAGAGGATGTGGCCACTGTCACCCTCAGCGGCAGCTGTGTATGGGGACCACAGGGACATGAGAGCAGCATCCTCTGGGCAGCCTTGGGGTGTGCCAGTGAGGGGGGTGCCAGACTGAAAGACATCCCCATGCCTTGCACCAAACCTGGGCATGGTCCCAGGCCTCCCACGGTGCCTGTCCCCCTGATGCCACATCCTCTATCCCTGCACAAGCTATCCCATCCCCGATGACCCCCAGCTCTCTCCGCAGAACCACAATGACAGCAAAGTCATCCTCTACGAGGCGGAGAACTTCCAGGGGCACAAGTTTGAGCTGAGCGACGACTACCCCTCGCTGCAGGCCATGGGCTGGGGCAACAAGGAGGTGGCATCCATCAAAGTGAACGCCGGAGCGTGAGTCTTGCCAGCGGGgaggggtgtgtggggggggcCAAAAGCAGGGGTTCAGTGAGTGCCTCCTTTCTGCATAgtcccagggatggggaaggaggacCCCAAAAAGGATGGGTGCCTGCCTGCTCTTCTTCCCTTGAAAATCCAAGCCATGGggtgttttctctccctcccctcccagggcAAGCagagggatgggatgggatgggatgggatgggatgggatgggatgggatgggatgggatgggatgggatgggatgggatggggggaTTTGGCCCAGGGCTCTGAGCCAGGGGTCTGCCTGCAGGTGGGTGGCATACCAGTACCCGGGATACAGGGGCTACCAGTACGTGCTGGAGCGGGACAGACAGAACGGCGAGTTCAAGAAGTACAATGAATACAGCAGCCAGGCCCACACCAACCAGATCCAATCCATCCGCCGCGTCCAGCACTGAGCAGGGGCAGGGCCGCATGCCCCTCAGCCTCCAGGCTGCTGTGCAATAGACCTCTATCTGGTAGCAAATAAAGGCATTTGTCAAAAAAAAGGgtgctcctgcctctgctctgctcctcgGGGCGCTGCCAGGCCTGGGGGACTCCctgtggggtgggaggcaggGTGCCTGCCCCAGTCCTGCTTCCCCCCCAGCTGTCAGCAGTTGGAT contains:
- the CRYBA2 gene encoding beta-crystallin A2, which gives rise to MTSSEAMDTLGQYKITVWEEESFQGKRCEFLMECPSIMERGFRKIRSIKVESGPWVGFEYPEYQGQQFILEKGDYPRWEAWSGNSGYRTEHLLSFRPVKCANHNDSKVILYEAENFQGHKFELSDDYPSLQAMGWGNKEVASIKVNAGAWVAYQYPGYRGYQYVLERDRQNGEFKKYNEYSSQAHTNQIQSIRRVQH